The proteins below are encoded in one region of Corvus hawaiiensis isolate bCorHaw1 chromosome 3, bCorHaw1.pri.cur, whole genome shotgun sequence:
- the KLHL31 gene encoding kelch-like protein 31: protein MAPKKKNVKKNKADINETTIIVEDGPLSKLNGLNGLLEGGNGFSCISSEVSDPSYCPNLLEGLSKMRQENFLCDLTISTKTKSFSVHKVVMASSSEYFHNILKKDPSTQRVDLNDVSPLGLATVITYAYTGKLTLSLYTIGSIISTAIYLQIHTLTKMCCDFLVQEISVENCMYIANIAETYGLKTTKEAAHKFIKDNFIEFSETDQFLKLTFDQINELLADDDLQLPSEIVAFQIAIKWLEFDQKRVKFAANLLSNIRFGTISAQDLVNYVQTVPRMMQDADCHKLLVDAMNYHLLPYHQNTLQSRRTRIRGGFRVLVTVGGRPALTEKSLSRDILYRDPENGWKKLSEMPAKSFNQCVTVMDGFLYVAGGEDQNDARNQAKHAVSNFCRYDPRFNSWIHLANMNQRRTHFSLNVFNGLLFAVGGRNSEGCLSSVECYVPATNQWQMKAPLEVPRCCHASAVVDGQILVTGGYINNAYSRSVCMYDPSKDSWQDKASLSTPRGWHCAVSLLERVYVMGGSQLGGRAERVDVLPVECYSPYMGQWNYVAPLQTGVSTAGASTLNGKIYLVGGWNEIEKKYKKCIQCYNPDLNEWTEEDELPEATVGVSCCTISMPNTKTRESRASSVSSVPVSI from the exons ATGGCCCCTAAGAAGAAGAAtgtgaaaaagaacaaagcagaTATCAATGAAACAACTATCATTGTGGAAGATGGCCCCCTCAGTAAACTAAATGGCTTGAATGGACTCTTGGAAGGAGGAAATGGTTTCAGCTGCATCTCATCTGAGGTTTCTGACCCATCATACTGCCCAAACCTCTTGGAAGGTCTAAGCAAAATGAGACAAGAAAATTTCCTTTGTGACTTGACTATCAGTACCAAAACCAAATCCTTCAGTGTTCATAAGGTAGTGATGGCTTCAAGCAGTGAATACTTTCACAACATCTTAAAGAAAGATCCATCTACTCAAAGGGTGGACCTCAATGATGTGTCCCCATTGGGTCTAGCTACTGTTATCACCTATGCTTACACTGGAAAACTTACTCTCTCACTTTATACAATAGGTAGTATCATTTCCACAGCAATTTATCTACAGATTCACACCCTTACAAAGATGTGCTGTGATTTTCTAGTCCAAGAAATCAGTGTTGAGAACTGTATGTACATTGCCAATATTGCAGAAACATATGGACTAAAAACAACCAAGGAAGCAGCACACAAATTTATTAAAGACAACTTCATTGAATTTTCAGAAACTGATCAGTTCCTAAAACTTACTTTTGATCAGATTAATGAACTTCTTGCAGATGATGACTTGCAGTTGCCTTCTGAAATTGTTGCATTCCAGATTGCAATAAAATGGCTGGAATTTGACCAAAAAAGAGTAAAGTTTGCTGCCAATCTCTTAAGTAACATCCGTTTTGGTACCATCTCAGCTCAAGACCTCGTCAATTACGTTCAGACTGTGCCAAGAATGATGCAAGATGCAGACTGCCATAAGCTCCTAGTGGATGCCATGAACTATCATTTGCTTCCCTATCACCAGAATACACTTCAGTCCAGAAGAACAAGGATCCGTGGAGGTTTCAGAGTCTTAGTTACTGTTGGGGGACGCCCTGCTTTAACAGAAAAGTCTCTTAGCAGAGACATCTTATACAGAGATCCTGAAAACGGATGGAAGAAGCTAAGTGAAATGCCTGCTAAAAGTTTTAATCAGTGTGTCACAGTGATGGATGGATTTCTCTATGTGGCTGGTGGGGAAGACCAGAATGATGCCAGGAACCAAGCCAAGCATGCAGTCAGCAATTTCTGCAG ATATGACCCTCGTTTCAACAGCTGGATTCACTTGGCAAACATGAATCAGCGACGCACCCACTTCAGCCTGAATGTGTTCAATGGCCTCCTCTTCGCAGTGGGTGGCCGCAACTCCGAGGGCTGCCTCTCCTCTGTCGAGTGCTACGTGCCTGCAACTAACCAGTGGCAGATGAAGGCCCCGCTGGAGGTGCCCCGGTGCTGCCACGCCAGCGCAGTGGTGGATGGCCAGATCCTGGTCACAGGCGGTTACATCAATAACGCTTACTCTCGCTCGGTGTGCATGTATGACCCCAGCAAAGATAGCTGGCAGGATAAGGCCAGCCTCAGCACCCCAAGGGGCTGGCACTGCGCAGTGTCCCTCCTGGAGAGGGTCTACGTCATGGGTGGGTCTCAGCTGGGGGGACGAGCTGAAAGGGTCGATGTTCTCCCTGTGGAGTGTTACAGCCCATACATGGGGCAATGGAATTACGTGGCGCCACTTCAAACCGGAGTTAGCACGGCTGGCGCCTCCACCCTTAATGGGAAAATTTACTTAGTGGGTGGCTGGaatgaaatagagaaaaagTACAAGAAATGCATTCAGTGCTATAACCCAGATCTCAATGAATGGACAGAGGAAGATGAGCTGCCTGAGGCCACTGTGGGCGTATCCTGCTGTACTATATCTATGCCCAACACTAAGACAAGGGAGTCCAGGGCCAGCTCAGTCTCTTCTGTCCCAGTCAGTATCTAG